Part of the Lucilia cuprina isolate Lc7/37 chromosome 5, ASM2204524v1, whole genome shotgun sequence genome is shown below.
tcatcaaatcgactcagaaaatgattctgaatcgatcggtattctttaaggtgggtattggaccaatattttgtatgttacaaacatcaaacaAGAATGGATCGTGTACAAAATCTGCATGTTAAACTTTGTAAACCTTTTTCCTAACAAATTTTCCTCGGTGTAAAATGAACATAGGAAATACGAATCTGTGAGCCATACATATCGCAGGTAATAAATGGAATATATCCTATTATGTTGCCAAAGTCTGTTGATTAAATTGGAAAATGCCCAAGGAATTGTTTAATGTACCTAAGGTCCATTCATACGGGGCGGGAGAAAGgtgtatttaattttcataccGAAGTTAGGCAAAATTCAACACTGTGCGGAAAATGACCGACTATTATATTTCCTATGGAAATCTCTTGAGAATATATTATTCTAACATTGATTATAAAGAAATCCCTTGACCAAAAAGCACTACCTTGTTTCAtagatttatacatatatatattgtgTAATTAAGTCTAAAgcaataaatctttaaattcttgGATCATGAACGAACTAAACCCACATTCAAGTTGAACTAGACGTAATGAAAGCTGTAGCTGCCAGAGGTACTCTTCAAGATGGAGTTCTCGATTCTTATAATAAATAAGATAAATTAGATCAAAACTGTCGATTTCGCCGACCATTTAGTATTAGTAAAAATTTAGTAATAATATTAACAGTCAGAAAATAGAGATTTCTGAACTACGCAGTGATGTAATGAAATCTGTAGCCATCAAACATACTGTTTGAGGTTAGGGAATGTGGAACCTAATTTAAATGAGAAGGTAAGAAAGAAATACGCTGCTAGTCCCTATTGACATAGGGACTAGACTTAAACCACAGATGGATAAGTACTATTATGCTTTATATAATATACAAGTTGTTATCCCTTAAAATACAGTTAAGATTAACATCCTACGGCTAATATTCCCCTCGGGGGCCTGTTATCTTGatgaagcctccaccttggtattattgcaatcccggggaataaagaggtggccaatacatctcgtctggccgggactaaaataTTGGTTGAAGTCTACTGCATGGCTTAGCCCTTGCATATATTCAAAAGAGGTCACACCAGGTACGGGATGATTGTAAGGTACGGCAGGCCTTATGAATTtatctcttatgaatgtgtcgtatgatgatggatgaaaggtatcatatacaaatgataccattgaatgttctttccttgtccagatatgttcagagtatactctatACATATcaaaattaccacagtgtgtccctgtgagtaagaacaatgtccttGGCTTAATTGATGGATTCGTATTTCGGTCagccggttacgtctctagttACTGTTgctgaatcaacagaggccatccaatggtcagagattaaataggtcgagtacttcagcaaagtgcttgtacatggaccggtcaaattcaatgtacaaaaattgccacctgagttcttcattgaagaattcaggggcgatggtagaccgttgtcaagtctacccagttgATGAAAAAGTGGATGTGGAtgaaaactctcgacattcattcATCCTACGGATTATAATAGATTTCTAGAATAGCGTAATTTCCAGAACCACTTAAGCTACGTTGACACCTATCAAATGTTTGACAAAAATGATATGttgatttccttaaaatatatatttatttgcgaaaaaacataatatatctTTGACGACATCAGTTCAGAAcgtctttattatttgtttcgacaatatttgcaattacaaaaatcatgcagaatcaaaaataaatttacaaaaattagtggttatgtctttttcatcaaatgtttGATAGATCTGAATGTAGCTTAAGTAAATCATTTTTCACAAAGATTGTATCACATCAGCTATTCACCATCGTGCTGGATGAGTAGAATATATTGAAAAGTctttctgaataaattctatttatcatttaaaaatgttttacttcAATACTTTTTTAACTCTTACataattactttaatttaagtatttaaataaaacagtaTATGACTAGTTgtcaaattaaatatatattttttttaaatttatttctttaatatcgTTTGGTGTATATtgactttttaatgtttttttctttcaatttgtaCAACAGTAAATGGACTACATTTAGTAACGATCTTAAttacctttttttttgtttgtgttcaattacaattttataaatttgtttaaacagaaattgtatatttagtatgaaattattaagcattaaaatcatatgtttaatattgatgtttcaagtttttgtttgtgtgtataatatatatttatatacattgtatacttttagaaatataatttttggtaCTTATTAATGTGACCATAAACATGTGTATGTaagtacataaaaatattatgttgtAAAGAGAAATTGGATTTTAAAATGGCAGAGAACATGTTCACGTTTCGTATCTTACGATCTATTGGGTGcttctttacaaaaacaattcagTGGAAAAACATTAATGATAACTTGTGATGAGAATTATAGTCTGATGTGCAAAAACACAGTTTCCGTTATTCTATATGTTTTGTCAGAACACTTCAAATCATATTACCTATTCCCAGAAGGTTTCTCAACATCGTCTCGCTAAGGCTACCAAATATGCTCTTAGTGGTCCTAACCATTGTCCAATTATTCCAAGTTTTCGTGTCTAACATTAAAGTCCTTTTATGGTTAGTGTCCCTATTAACTCAGAGTAAATGCTCCAATATCCTATGGTATAATAAACATATCTCATCATCTTCAATGTCAATAATATTTACTATCCAAAGATTTTTGTGTGGTACTACGATAGGCATTTTGCGAAAGCGTTATTCTAAAGATCCTTGAAACATATATTCTCAGATCCTATTGATAAAATTGGATTTCTAACTGAAGGCATTGAGGATTACAGACAAACTTCGAAGAGTGATTTCAGACATATGTAAGGCACGGCGAGAAGACATTGATACTCTGAAACAAATTCATTGCCATTGCATGTTTTCGGCGATACGAATTGGGAACAGTGTTATTCCATGTATAATATCCTTCAAAGTGATCAAGACTTTTGCATTCAAGAAATCCATAAGTGCCATCACTCcactcttttttaatttaattcctaattcatttaactttattttaataccTAATCCTTCACAGCCGTGTTGCGATAAATGGAGATGAAAGTCCGATAATCCAtgtgaataaaaacaaactctTGTCTTATTAACAGATATCGTAATTTGGTCTACCAAATACATCTCTAGGTAGTATTGTCTAATCTACAGAGACCATTTCGTTGTGGAGTGTAGTCGATCTGATAGAAAGTAAAGGAACTGCGATTATCAGAAAACTGATAGCTCAAGTTGTTGAACAAAGTTCTTGTACATGGACTGGTCATGTACAAAATGAGTAAGTCATAAAGAAAAGGCGGTGGCTGCCTCTAGCTTACCTTGTGGTTGAACAATTGCTATGTACTCACGTAAAGGATTCGTACTTCTGTATCTATCTGCCTGCACATGTTCCAAGTAAAAATGGTTCcaaaaaatcctattttttattagttttgttaaaatagttttattctttggattttttgtttaaatccaCAGATTTATATTATGATTCAGAATTAGTCACTGCCAAAATCGGATGAATGTAATAGACAAGAGTCGTCGAGCTTTATTGGTTATAAAAACTTATGAATTTATGaataattgtccaattcacaatcgatgtcgtatcgttgtatgtcatacaattttttatatacaaatacaaaacaattataaaaaaacaataaagaatgTTAAGTCGGGTGTGGTCGacaatatgataccctacaccattgaGTATGTTATTTTTCTAATGATAAACCGAATTCATAAAGATTCATAAAGATTTCTAACGCACATTTTCCAtgcaaaattcctacaataaaccattaataactttattgagcatttatgaatatagggaaaagtattttacattaattccgaaatgttttaaaacatttttgcaaaaaaaaaatgatttacttAAAGAGTGGTTATATGGGAACAAAGGTTCGACCATTATGAAATTGCGATCAGAAGCGTGCACACAAGGTCTACATGGAcacacggacggacatagcttaatctgCTCAGAAGATGATTTAGAACCGATTCGTAATCATTTAGGTGGGCTTAGGACCAATAtcaatgttacaaacatcagcacaaacacataatttTCTCAACACTATAGTGATGTGGGATAtaatacgacatactacgatacaacaaaacaacaacgatggtgaattatacaaattttttaaaattatttttttctttaataaaatgatCTCAAAACTTGTTGATATACAgtgtatcccagcaaaaaaagtgtgGAAAAAGATGTAGTATTTTCATCAGAACTAGTAGCCCAAAGTGTTTCAAATTCGGGtaaaaaacctatgaattttacattagcgtgtcattggagggattttgttcatttttggcaactctgaactacatctaatctcaGTTTTAGAAGCAGTAAAAATACGATATTtggatatcaaaaataaaacaaattctctTCATGACActcttatgaaaatttcaaatatgttatttgtaattacttttctacatctattttttacttttaaatgggtttttatttgtaaggaaatatttggtttataaaagtgaaaagtatgtaatcgcatttttagatgcgATGAAGATGTAGTttgaaaagtattaaattattttttgctgggatattaaTTGATATATTCGGAGTTTAAATGCAACcttctaatatatttttctatattttctcaATGTTTtgaataatatgtatgtaaaagtgTTCTCATATTATCCaattctttatgaaattttaaaatttattccaattacaaaaaataaaaaccaaaatttgtgtaaaaataaaaaatgtttatatatttttttctttcttttgaatTGAGTACTAATGATTACATGAATTTGTTTTaactattgtttttataaaaaaaaaattcaataatttaaataaaattaatttaatactcttaacttaaaaacacaattttccctaataaatgtaaaatacaaaGTTATTAGCtaaaggaaaatatatattgcatattttagaaaatgtttaaaatttagaaaaaactaaataattttatactaataattacatttaaaaaggaaattgtgtttttttattttaagattattataaacaaagcaagatttaaaaaaaatcacaataagatttttttttaacttaaaaaagcataaatgtttataaataaagaaataattaaatacatgttatgtataaaatataaaataattaaaagttttgaaaaaaaacaaaatatattaaaattataaacaaatcttgctttattattaatgaattaattaattatttagttatgaattataaatataataaacctGATCGGAGCTgtgtataacaatttattttatatttttaaaaaaaatcttactaAATGCATGATattcttgttattgttatttttgttgtttcgtATAACTCatgcaatttattaaattttatgaatttttatatatttctttaaactacactatgtatttaatattttttttaaaactgtcttttgggcaaaaaaaatcttgttcaatttcacaaaatttatataaaaaatatattttggaaatcttattttttttacaataaatgtatatgtttcatacgatttatgtatatgtttttctattaaacagTTCTAGAGaaacagatttttatattaaaaataaaggcactgtttcatatttaataattttttaactatttttttaaagtttaagtttgttttttctttaatttaaatatataaagcgtgcaaattttagtaatttttttaattaaagtttttgtttttttttttgcatgcacattgaaaagttgtaaattgtttcaaattttgttttctatagatttcTAACAAAAGTTAGAATTTAATACTTTCGTTTATGTTATTAATATACAAAacgaaatgttattaaaattttcttattgatAAAGttcaattaatttgttttgaatttgcACAAAAATACTACAAGTTCTTCttctttgctattttttttctattgaacttaaaaactaaaataataattttcttaaattatttttgttttgtattcatTTTTAGATTTCTTATGTTTTTGTGGTGTATAAACCAACGATATCCTGTATGGCGCTCATCGAACCAAATACTAAAGCGGTTACACCGCATATAGTTATGAGAATATTTTTCCATACAATCCAGTTGTAGGCACCAAAACCGGTATCCCAATGGGTAACCAATTCAATGAAGACCTGTTAAGAAAAGatagaaaacaaaaagtaaGTACAAATTTGGTTTGCTATAAAAAAATGAGTGAAAAGATGTTGTTACTTACGGGGAATATCAAGCCGAGAATGGAAAAGCAGAAGGCACCAATAAGACCCATAAATGGTGCTATTGTAGGCACTGAAACGGCTAAAACGACAGCGGCGGTAACCAAAACAGTTCTGAAAAAATGAAACGGAAATATTAGAAAAGTTTGTATAACAATAGTTATTAAAACGTATGGGAATTTATCAGTTTTATTGGCTGAAatgtatattttcaatatgTTCTTTAGAATCTCATGTTcgttctatctatctatctatctatctatctatctatctatctatctatctatctatctatctatctatctatctatctatctatctatctatctatctatctatctatctatctatctatctatctatctatctatctatctatctatctatctatctatctatccatctatcgcCCCTCCTATCTATAAAAAATCGGAACAAATTCATTCACGAGGACACCTTTATCTTTATGACTGCACACCTTACTCCCTAAAATTATAACTGGTTCCTACATCTTAAATAACTTGTCTTCTATAAGTTTCAGAGGGACTGATGCAATAAGTCAAACATAATGGATTCCGAAACCCTGACGAAATAACGCTTAAATTTATCTCAAAAAACAAACACTCACCTTAAAACATAGTTAACAAAAGTAGGACGTTTTGTACATTTCTCTTTAATGGAATCCCAAACGATTTCCAAACAAACATAGAATTGAAGACCAAAAGTACAGAAAACAGCTAAAGCGATCAACACTTTAACAGCTTGGGCAGgcctataaacaaaaaaaacataaaattaatacaaagtCAATCAATAGAAATATTTCACACTTACCATTCATCGACGGGCAAATTTAAGGTTATACTTTCTTCTGTAGAATTACCATAACGCAAATAGCCCAAGAAACCCAAAAACATATAGATCAATGTAACGCCAGACATACCCTGCGACAATACACCACAAATGCCCAAAAAGTGACGTGGATTTTCCATGTTATTCTCCAATGGCATCACAACACCAATAGCTTCCATGGCAAAAATGGTAATGGAGAAGAAGGCTGGCAGTGTTGAAACATGTATATAATCTCTAGTCTCAATCGAGGGTAAATCCATAACCAAATAATAGAAAGTAATGCCCAAACCTAAGCCCATGAAAACATTGGCAATCATGGAAACGGGGGCAAGATATTTCAAATTGGGAATCCATGACAATAGGATAAGAGGAATGAGCAAACAGGAAATGAGTAAACGCAACGAGACTTCATAGCCTAACCAATGTTCCATAACCTAAACGATAATAAATCGAGggaaatttaatgttaattaaattgtttatttataattggCTGAGTCAGTACACTACATACCTGTTCGAAATTCTTTGCTACAATAACAGTGTATACGGAACAAGTACCGAAATATGTGAGGAACAGACCAAATAATATGGAGAATTTTGCAATGGGTGCAAAACCGCGACACCATTTGGGACCATTTTCAAATGCAACTTCAGCAATTTCAGCAAAACTCATTTTTGTACGTCTGGTTTTGTAATACAATTTATGACCACATTTCACCTGTAAgtgtaaagaaaattatttaattattatcataatattatgttaatatgtaaatacatattaataaaaaatgtatgatagttatttaaatatatatgtaatttgacttcatacatacataattaattattaatttattgatattttttatatttatttcaatcgCCAACAAGATGAAGGTCTAAGTATGACtactaaatataaaaaggaTAACAAATCATTAATAGAAAGGAGAGGAAGAAAGTATTTTCGAATTAAGGTTTCAAACTGGGACGGGTCCTGCGATCTTCAAATTAGAGCAGCTGGGTTTgtaacaaattgtaaaattttgcttttttttcttatatagtTGAATAACAGAGACCTGAAGTGATATCCTTTGACTTTGACTACAGGAAACAAAACTGACAAGTAACTACAGTGATTTGCCTGCTGCGTTGTGATCGACACGGTCCAGGAGACCAAACTGACATGTACTACAGTCTTCAAGTTCTCCGTAAAAAGAAACCAGAAGTAGTTTTGGATGTATTATTTACAAGTTATGAAGCCATTTCCAGCGACCTCAATGCAAGAGACCAGTACCCTAAAGTTCTAGGTATTGCAATCAGATCGGTGAAAACCAAGCAGATAATATCTACATTCATATATCGCCAGTCAACTTTCAGGTAACTGTCTCAGTGCCAAGACCTTACTAGGAAACAGTCCTTTTTTCGGGCATTATCCTGATTTTCcatgtatattaaacattttataaattatctaCTTAATTGGATTTGTAAACTGTACTAGACCACATTAAAAACACACTGTTTTATTTCCCGGAATGAAAGAACATCTCCAAAGATTTCcaactatgaaaaatttttggaaaatttttaaaaacttttggaaaatttttaaaaatttttggttaaagTTAACAGGTTTTGGTTAAACATTTAGTAAAGGTTTCATTAAGTTATCGATGTAGTACAGGTGATCTAGTGATTAGTATCAGTATCTTAGGTCGGATTTCtgactactcagttaaactagtcTTATCTTGCTGTTATATTAAACATGGAACAAGTTTAGGCAGATTTTAACCAATGaatgtgtttttcagttatggatttaagatcAAGAACATAAACAgttaacagctgttttttgcaaatattacttttataaaaaaaaattttttaaataaacatttaaaggcgggtttcttactcctcagttaaactaagcttTACTTGCTGTTATATTGAACTCGGAACATATTTAGGCGggctttaaccgatgattgtgtttttcagttttagatttaagctaagttaactttgttagtattgccaacttttcactcaaaaaacataaacaatgaacagctgttttttgcaaacaatatttttataaaatggaaaattttggaaaa
Proteins encoded:
- the LOC111679551 gene encoding proton-coupled amino acid transporter-like protein pathetic isoform X2, coding for MSEPLSEPLELRYKIQPRKDAEHALTQSDFDPFLARQNEHPTTDNETLTHLLKASLGTGILSMPIAFMYSGIIMGIFATIATAIVCTHCSYVLVKCGHKLYYKTRRTKMSFAEIAEVAFENGPKWCRGFAPIAKFSILFGLFLTYFGTCSVYTVIVAKNFEQVMEHWLGYEVSLRLLISCLLIPLILLSWIPNLKYLAPVSMIANVFMGLGLGITFYYLVMDLPSIETRDYIHVSTLPAFFSITIFAMEAIGVVMPLENNMENPRHFLGICGVLSQGMSGVTLIYMFLGFLGYLRYGNSTEESITLNLPVDEWPAQAVKVLIALAVFCTFGLQFYVCLEIVWDSIKEKCTKRPTFVNYVLRTVLVTAAVVLAVSVPTIAPFMGLIGAFCFSILGLIFPVFIELVTHWDTGFGAYNWIVWKNILITICGVTALVFGSMSAIQDIVGLYTTKT
- the LOC111679551 gene encoding proton-coupled amino acid transporter-like protein pathetic isoform X1, coding for MVNISDSGGKHAPQEMEQFIPGDGLSGNTKYKIQPRKDAEHALTQSDFDPFLARQNEHPTTDNETLTHLLKASLGTGILSMPIAFMYSGIIMGIFATIATAIVCTHCSYVLVKCGHKLYYKTRRTKMSFAEIAEVAFENGPKWCRGFAPIAKFSILFGLFLTYFGTCSVYTVIVAKNFEQVMEHWLGYEVSLRLLISCLLIPLILLSWIPNLKYLAPVSMIANVFMGLGLGITFYYLVMDLPSIETRDYIHVSTLPAFFSITIFAMEAIGVVMPLENNMENPRHFLGICGVLSQGMSGVTLIYMFLGFLGYLRYGNSTEESITLNLPVDEWPAQAVKVLIALAVFCTFGLQFYVCLEIVWDSIKEKCTKRPTFVNYVLRTVLVTAAVVLAVSVPTIAPFMGLIGAFCFSILGLIFPVFIELVTHWDTGFGAYNWIVWKNILITICGVTALVFGSMSAIQDIVGLYTTKT